A stretch of the Aspergillus puulaauensis MK2 DNA, chromosome 6, nearly complete sequence genome encodes the following:
- a CDS encoding uncharacterized protein (SECRETED:SignalP(1-22)) translates to MTPRISWLSVAIALGGLSTCAAQAVDDLCSGWFWYPPTSRGDYQSCPTGKINGTIGIDPDSGPIILPNLVTLNGTLQLKRTWGEITSVSAPDLESANALDFADIMVGGLDRISFPRLRNVSERISFRGTTRDATAEFPVLEHAGSIAIEEHLLQYAR, encoded by the exons ATGACTCCACGTATTTCTTGGCTTTCTGTCGCGATCGCCCTTGGAGGTCTGTCGACCT GCGCCGCGCAAGCAGTGGACGACCTGTGCTCCGGCTGGTTCTGGTACCCCCCGACATCTCGCGGAGACTACCAAAGCTGCCCGACTGGCAAGATCAATGGCACAATCGGTATTGACCCGGACTCGGGGCCCATTATTCTCCCCAACCTCGTCACCCTGAATGGCACGCTGCAGCTCAAGCGGACTTGGGGTGAGATTACCTCCGTCAGTGCGCCTGATCTTGAGAGCGCGAACGCGCTGGACTTTGCCGATATAATGGTGGGCGGCTTAGACCGAATCTCATTTCCTCGTTTGCGGAACGTGTCGGAGCGTATATCTTTTAGGGGGACGACGAGGGATGCGACTGCTGAGTTTCCGGTGCTGGAACATGCTGGGTCTATCGCTATCGAAGAACACTTGCTTCAGTACGCACGTTAA
- a CDS encoding uncharacterized protein (COG:G;~EggNog:ENOG410PIKA;~InterPro:IPR015813,IPR040442;~go_function: GO:0003824 - catalytic activity [Evidence IEA]), translating into MALYPNNVLCRADQQALCRAFGIRLVPSPTVVQLAKNAGFDSLFIDLEHSTLILNKAS; encoded by the exons ATGGCTCTCTATCCGAATAATGTGCTCTGTCGAGCAGACCAGCAAGCCCTCTGTCGT GCCTTTGGAATTCGCCTCGTTCCCTCGCCCACTGTCGTGCAGCTGGCCAAAAATGCCGGGTTCGACTCGCTCTTCATCGACCTCGAGCACTCCACCCTCATCCTTAATAAGGCCAGCTAG
- a CDS encoding flavin-containing monooxygenase (COG:Q;~EggNog:ENOG410PIDT;~InterPro:IPR020946,IPR036188;~PFAM:PF13450;~go_function: GO:0004499 - N,N-dimethylaniline monooxygenase activity [Evidence IEA];~go_function: GO:0050660 - flavin adenine dinucleotide binding [Evidence IEA];~go_function: GO:0050661 - NADP binding [Evidence IEA];~go_process: GO:0055114 - oxidation-reduction process [Evidence IEA]), producing the protein MGSLGISQTVSTGNYEIIEQPSRIARKIRVIVIGCGASAINFAHDVDNSGLDLDLVCYDKNPSIGGTWYENKYPGCGCDIPSVNYQYSWAPSTHWSSFYSSAPEILHYFKSVAQDYGLMKYMRLNSKVVSARWDEDEQQWNLQIQKMEGSKEVFEDKAHVLVNGSGVLNKWKWPAIPNRERFKGQMLHSASWDDSIQLQGKRVGVIGSGSSAVQIVPNIQPVVSSLKCFIRSQSWVTASFGQRFAGKGGTNFKYSEKQKEILRSDPDRYLAYRKKIESELNSRFRFILNGSAEQADARAAAERDMRRRLAKKPELADLIVPTNFAVGCRRPTPGAGYLEALCEDNVSVVSSSIQEFTPKGIRTADGVEHDFDVIVCATGFDVSWKPAYPTIGRDSRSLSKEWADGPNTYLSIAVPHFPNYLIFNGPYGPYGHGSFLPIAETVSKHFLQMLTKMSEEGVTSFDVKPEAVADFVQHRRQFLPRTAWSSPCRSWFKQGTVDGEIMMWPGSRIHFFESMKAPRWEDYSLTYTTANRFGYLGNGFAAREFDGSDLTWYLGLMGGEDVQPELPDEDFADFMVS; encoded by the exons ATGGGGTCTCTCGGTATCAGCCAAACGGTGTCCACCGGGAACTACGAGATCATCGAACAGCCCAGCCGCATCGCGAGGAAGATCCGAGTTATTGTCATCGGCTGCGGTGCCAGCGCCATCAACTTCGCGCACGATGTCGATAACAGCGGCCTGGATCTGGACTTGGTCTGCTACGACAAGAATCCCTCGATCGGGGGCACTTGGTATGAGAACAAGTATCCGGGGTGTGGATGTGATATCCCGTCGGTGAATTACCAGTATTCTTGGGCCCCGTCTACGCACTGGTCCTCGTT CTATTCCAGTGCGCCTGAGATTTTGCATTACTTTAAATCTGTTGCGCAGGACTATGGCCTGATGAAGTACATGCGGCTTAACTCCAAGGTGGTCAGTGCCAGATGGGACGAAGATGAACAGCAGTGGAATCTCCAAATTCAGAAAATGGAAGGGTCAAAGGAGGTTTTCGAGGACAAGGCGCATGTCCTGGTCAATGGAAGCGGTGTTCTCAA TAAATGGAAATGGCCTGCAATCCCCAACCGAGAACGCTTCAAGGGCCAAATGCTGCACAGTGCAAGCTGGGATGACAGCATTCAGCTTCAAGGAAAGCGAGTGGGTGTCATTGGGTCAGGGTCCTCTGCTGTCCAGATTGTTCCCAATATCCAGCCTG TTGTTTCTTCGTTGAAATGCTTCATTCGCAGCCAATCCTGGGTTACTGCCAGCTTCGGGCAGCGCTTTgcagggaaaggaggaaCAAACTTCAAAT ACAGCGAGAAACAGAAGGAAATCCTCCGGTCAGATCCAGACCGGTACCTAGCATACCGAAAGAAGATCGAGTCCGAGCTGAACTCGCGGTTCCGCTTCATCCTCAATGGATCTGCAGAGCAGGCAGATGCAAGAGCA GCAGCCGAGCGAGACATGCGCAGACGACTAGCCAAGAAACCCGAACTGGCCGATCTGATCGTGCCCACCAACTTCGCCGTCGGCTGTCGTCGCCCAACACCCGGGGCTGGATACCTCGAGGCGCTGTGCGAGGACAACGTCAGCGTCGTGTCGTCCAGCATCCAAGAGTTTACCCCGAAGGGTATCCGGACCGCCGATGGCGTAGAGCATGATTTCGATGTTATCGTGTGTGCCACGGGCTTCGATGTAAGCTGGAAGCCCGCATATCCCACCATCGGGCGAGACTCGCGCAGTCTGAGCAAGGAATGGGCGGACGGCCCGAATACGTATCTGTCCATTGCGGTGCCTCATTTTCCCAATTACCTGA TCTTCAACGGCCCATACGGTCCATACGGCCACGGGAGCTTCCTGCCCATAGCTGAAACGGTGTCCAAGCATTTCCTACAAATGCTCACCAAGATGTCTGAAGAGGGAGTCACATCATTTGACGTGAAGCCCGAGGCCGTGGCAGACTTTGTGCAGCACCGACGGCAATTCCTGCCCCGGACGGCGTGGTCCTCCCCCTGTCGTTCGTGGTTTAAGCAGGGCACCGTCGACGGCGAGATCATGATGTGGCCCGGTTCGAGGATCCATTTCTTTGAAAGCATGAAGGCGCCCCGGTGGGAGGATTATAGTCTGACCTATACGACTGCCAATCGGTTTGGGTATTTGGGCAATGGGTTTGCGGCGAGGGAGTTCGATGGCAGTGATTTGACTTGGTATTTGGGGTTGATGGGGGGTGAGGATGTCCAGCCGGAGCTGCCGGACGAGGACTTTGCAGATTTTATGGTCTCGTAG
- a CDS encoding uncharacterized protein (TransMembrane:1 (o119-139i)), which translates to MLEYVDTQFYVHGPVDILNLPSLTNTTAAIHIDSTSPLSLSLPLRTASTIELLGAIEHISLPNLTRFTHITVASTTNFNCDRFIEEISETAQIPEGGQHSIICSSVHGNSSGLSLGGKIAIGVVVPVAVLILALLVICLRRRRRRAAKGKEERRAVDQSDTPEYDSAHAPREEAVVTRSATAADEIGPPPPYSPREDANTASKTR; encoded by the exons ATGCTTGAATATGTGGACACGCAGTTCTATGTTCATGGCCCAGTGGATAT CCTTAACCTCCCTTCTCTTACAAACACCACAGCAGCCATCCACATCGATAGCACCagccccctctccctctctctccctctccgcaCAGCTTCTACCATCGAGCTTCTCGGGGCCATCGAGCA CATCTCGCTCCCAAATCTCACCCGCTTCACCCACATCACCGTGGCCTCAACCACGAACTTCAACTGCGACCGCTTCATCGAGGAAATCAGCGAAACTGCCCAGATCCCAGAAGGAGGCCAGCACTCCATCATCTGTTCATCAGTGCACGGCAACTCGTCGGGCCTGTCGTTAGGTGGGAAAATCGCAATCGGGGTCGTCGTTCCAGTCGCGGTGTTGATACTAGCTCTGCTTGTAATATGTCTCAGGCGACGCAGGAGAAGGGCTGCTaaagggaaagaggagaggagagccGTAGATCAATCAGACACCCCAGAGTATGATAGTGCTCATGCTCCGCGCGAAGAGGCTGTCGTAACGAGAAGtgccacagcagcagatgaGATCGGCCCTCCACCCCCATATTCGCCGCGAGAGGACGCGAACACGGCGTCTAAGACTAGATAA
- a CDS encoding NAD(P)-dependent oxidoreductase (COG:I;~EggNog:ENOG410PKCT;~InterPro:IPR029154,IPR015815,IPR036291,IPR006115, IPR008927,IPR013328;~PFAM:PF03446,PF14833;~go_function: GO:0016491 - oxidoreductase activity [Evidence IEA];~go_function: GO:0050661 - NADP binding [Evidence IEA];~go_function: GO:0051287 - NAD binding [Evidence IEA];~go_process: GO:0055114 - oxidation-reduction process [Evidence IEA]): protein MASNIGWLGLGSMGLHMALNLQKHLQANSLPPLHYSNRSMSKGEALQDAGALPETDFESLVKASDIIFTMISDDTVLVSLVTGALTTNTSLAGKIFIDTSTIHPDTAASTAQRLAERGASFIAAPVFGASPVAAAGKLIFAIAGPAAAIERVKPLIQDVMGRSIIHLGEDVRRSSSLKICGNILVISFMEVISEAHIIAEKTGLGMALLEEFIGNMFGPVLQGYSTRITSGSYAPPPEQGPGFAAALACKDMRHALAIADAHGASLPTVEIALGRLSAAREYAGECLDSAAVHGTARRKAGLGFWNEGCTWKQE, encoded by the exons ATGGCCTCGAACATTGGATGG CTTGGACTCGGATCCATGGGCCTACACATGGCGCTCAACCTGCAGAAGCATCTCCAGGCAAACagcctccctcccctccactACAGCAACCGGAGTATGTCAAAGGGAGAGGCACTCCAAGATGCCGGCGCTCTCCCAGAGACCGATTTCGAAAGCCTGGTCAAAGCATCCGATATCATTTTCACCATG ATCTCCGACGACACCGTCTTAGTCTCCCTTGTCACCGGAGCCCTAACCACCAACACCTCCCTGGCTGGTAAAATCTTCATCGacacctccaccatccacccAGATACAGCCGCGTCCACAGCGCAACGCCTCGCTGAACGGGGCGCATCATTCATAGCAGCCCCCGTGTTCGGCGCCAGCCctgttgcagcagcagggaagCTCATCTTCGCGATTGCCGGGCCCGCCGCCGCGATCGAGAGAGTAAAGCCGCTTATCCAAGATGTGATGGGCCGCAGTATTATACACCTCGGTGAAGACGTGCGTCGGTCTAGTTCGCTGAAGATATGCGG AAACATCCTCGTCATAAGCTTCATGGAAGTAATCTCCGAAGCGCACATCATCGCCGAGAAGACAGGCCTCGGTATGGCCCTGCTCGAAGAGTTTATAGGGAACATGTTCGGCCCCGTGCTGCAGGGTTATTCCACGCGGATAACGAGCGGCTCGTATGCGCCGCCCCCGGAGCAAGGGCCTGGGTTTGCGGCTGCGCTGGCGTGTAAGGATATGCGGCATGCGCTGGCCATTGCGGACGCGCATGGGGCGAGCTTGCCGACGGTGGAAATTGCTTTGGGGAGGTTGAGTGCGGCGAGGGAGTATGCGGGGGAGTGTTTGGATAGTGCGGCGGTTCATGGGACTGCGCGGAGGAAGGCGGGCTTGGGGTTTTGGAATGAGGGTTGTACTTGGAAACAGGAGTAG